Proteins from one Naumovozyma castellii chromosome 3, complete genome genomic window:
- the ATG29 gene encoding Atg29p (ancestral locus Anc_8.693) — translation MNNTNTIVYVKVRGKKPAGFIDPPNFVWDQNKEKKLWSIISKLDSQRNEIDWKLISETLNAPDYFLKKRSYKLFAKHLELLQKQIDRKELEDGSSNGDLQKLPNYISSLEEDKKTIVSTNATDNNDQINNIPENKEHDDENVLEQLQASKIMGFKRPSSSAKDDNNGSDSEISSNLSVSKSALEEALMDKLHF, via the coding sequence ATGAATAACACAAACACAATTGTGTATGTGAAAGTAAGAGGGAAAAAACCTGCAGGTTTTATAGATCCACCAAACTTTGTATGGGATCAAAAtaaggagaagaaattgtgGAGCATTATCTCCAAGTTAGATTCTCAGAGAAATGAGATTGATTGGAAACTAATATCAGAAACGCTGAATGCACCTGATTATTTTCTAAAGAAGAGAAGTTATAAACTATTTGCTAAACATTTGGAACTCTTacaaaaacaaattgatAGAAAGGAGTTAGAAGATGGGAGTAGTAATGGAGATTTACAAAAGCTACCCAATTACATATCTAGTCTGGAGGAAGATAAGAAAACAATTGTGAGTACAAATGCTAcagataataatgatcaaataaataatataccCGAGAATAAAGAACATGACGATGAAAATGTCCTGGAGCAGCTACAAGCATCCAAAATTATGGGGTTTAAAAGACCATCAAGCTCAGctaaagatgataataacgGTAGTGATAGTGAAATATCTTCGAATCTAAGTGTAAGCAAGTCTGCCCTGGAGGAAGCCCTAATGGATAAGTTGCATTTCTAA
- the NCAS0C01230 gene encoding GNAT family N-acetyltransferase (ancestral locus Anc_8.697), producing MFSKHPEETLDVYKLFRQEEVNPQMNDDEPTRKKIWARLTKVDINNVKLLQDITNENLPISYPLSFFQEALPGNNNDVYLTRICVVDDAVAGAVKAKLLLGVNGTVLPRGIYIETLVVAKEWRSHRLGKLLLKFIEDECQNYFLHNIIVHVSTNNKRAIKWYFSNGFRQVGAELTHYYKIDNQPGNAVIMVKNIQ from the coding sequence ATGTTTTCTAAGCACCCCGAGGAAACCCTTGATGTCTATAAACTCTTCAGACAAGAAGAAGTCAATCCACAGatgaatgatgatgagCCTACCAGGAAAAAGATTTGGGCAAGATTAACCAAAGTTGATATAAATAATGTGAAATTGTTACAGGATATCACTAACGAAAACCTACCTATAAGCTACCCATTAAGTTTCTTCCAGGAAGCACTCCCAGGAAACAATAACGACGTGTACTTAACTAGAATATGTGTAGTAGATGATGCGGTTGCTGGTGCCGTTAAAGCCAAATTACTCTTAGGGGTTAACGGTACAGTACTACCAAGAGGTATTTACATAGAAACACTTGTAGTCGCAAAAGAATGGCGGTCTCATCGACTTGGCAAGCTCTTGTTAAAgttcattgaagatgaatgtcaaaattattttcttcacaATATAATTGTTCATGTTTCCACTAATAATAAGAGAGCCATTAAATGGTATTTTTCTAATGGATTTCGACAAGTAGGTGCTGAATTGACAcattattataaaattgataaCCAACCAGGTAATGCAGTCATAATGGTGAAGAATATCCAATGA
- the SET6 gene encoding Set6p (ancestral locus Anc_8.692) — translation MTVTESFEQISPLFDVRQTTWGGRACFSKQSLKKGSVILEADDNTGTSISYEFRKEVCHFCYSYHNGVTLKHKITYALLKQLIKNNDNKLINWKKFQGAGLWFCSEICRDEFLSQPHIIELIECYELLLNHFHSMQKRVNPDDSREDELNHVKISKDLIQEKWDQIINDWIPSIDKLKLTKRSNRLPVISEDEYCCARFVCETLFRLKYMDQNSINFKSFYSLQSNEVSKMERFPILLHFQILVFKTLYILLPSFLRDRFSVTSFRHILGSEYGNAFGIWEVGESSDSREYFGYWIFPRASYFNHSCDPNLTKTRKGRTMFFTLNRDIDVGSELDIDYSGVLSLPVKERRKFLHDSWFFDCQCDRCKLEMQLIH, via the coding sequence ATGACTGTCACCGAAAGCTTCGAGCAAATATCACCACTTTTTGATGTCAGACAAACCACTTGGGGTGGACGAGCTTGTTTCAGTAAGCAGTCTTTAAAAAAAGGATCTGTTATACTGGAAGCTGATGATAATACTGGCACATCGATATCTTATGAATTTAGAAAGGAAGTCTGTCATTTCTGCTATTCCTATCATAACGGTGTTACCTTAAAGCATAAGATCACATATGCCCTTTTGAAACAACtgataaaaaataatgacaaTAAACTAAttaattggaaaaaattcCAAGGAGCTGGATTATGGTTTTGCTCGGAAATTTGTCGTGATGAATTTTTGTCACAGCCTCATATAATTGAATTGATAGAATGTTATGAGTTACTGCTGAACCACTTCCATAGTATGCAGAAAAGAGTCAACCCTGACGATTCAAGGGAAGATGAACTAAATCACGTTAAAATATCCAAAGACCTAATACAGGAGAAATGGgatcaaatcattaatgACTGGATACCGAGTATCGATAAGTTGAAACTTACTAAAAGATCAAACAGGCTTCCAGTAATATCCGAAGATGAATATTGTTGTGCACGTTTTGTTTGTGAAACTTTATTCCGTCTAAAATATATGGATCAGAACTCAATAAACTTTAAATCTTTTTATAGCTTACAATCTAATGAAGTAAGTAAGATGGAAAGGTTCCCTATTTTGTTgcattttcaaatactAGTGTTTAAGACTTTGTATATTCTATTACCTAGTTTCCTTAGAGATAGGTTTAGTGTTACTTCCTTTAGACATATATTAGGTTCGGAATATGGGAATGCATTTGGAATCTGGGAAGTTGGTGAGTCCTCAGATAGTAGAGAATACTTCGGTTATTGGATATTTCCAAGAGCATCATATTTCAACCATTCTTGCGATCCTAATTTAACAAAGACACGTAAAGGCAGAACAATGTTTTTTACGTTAAATAGAGACATTGATGTTGGTTCAGAATTGGATATAGATTATTCTGGTGTCCTCAGCTTGCCCgttaaagaaagaagaaagtttcTTCATGATAGTTGGTTCTTTGATTGTCAATGTGATCGATGCAAGTTAGAAATGCAACTTATCCATTAG
- the MRX4 gene encoding Mrx4p (ancestral locus Anc_8.696), translated as MYHKVLQPRTIRYGFQFRGISNRAAKSLQWSSILDPKTNENVALSQLKKNISKLAENSNSNVLNAAANAILEKLFQVAEKKLKIQKCSVKDLRTFILQRRINNNDLHLALKELTSQKLPVNVSVPNKVSQNIATDIRTKRDQLSLVFHPHDADHLESIIKTLLQYNMSEEELYQLVNLILKEKPLLNTGKGLGKMPRNSININDLKHYLDKLRNQENQRNAMKKIEKKRYNWMQARDDLKFSNSELLFPKEKRRRGFVQRMIQRYSTPLGVSEAIAHTRLSNGEPKDFMIFNIGDHSKTVNSVRINDSIFNVNYQDLYGVINSSILPPDETLSIINDLATENWKLVGTFYDDSQQLIFQRKKDPTDQDMKFNKITVSWGILALVMLAGGSYYSTRRPATEKT; from the coding sequence ATGTATCATAAAGTATTGCAACCGAGGACTATCAGATATGGATTTCAGTTTAGGGGCATTTCTAACAGAGCTGCCAAAAGCTTACAATGGTCTTCAATCTTAGATCCTAAAACTAATGAGAATGTTGCCCTATCACAactaaagaaaaatatatctaaGTTGGCTGAAAACAGCAACAGTAATGTACTCAATGCAGCAGCTAATGCTATCCTCGAGAAACTGTTCCAAGTTGCTGAGAAGAAGTTAAAAATACAAAAATGTTCAGTTAAGGACCTTCGTACGTTTATACTACAGAGAAGGATCAATAATAACGATTTACATTTGGCTCTCAAGGAGCTAACAAGTCAAAAGCTCCCAGTAAACGTATCAGTACCTAATAAGGTTTCCCAGAATATTGCTACTGACATAAGGACAAAGAGGGACCAACTTTCGTTAGTCTTTCATCCTCATGATGCCGATCATTTGGAGAGTATCATAAAAACATTATTACAATATAATATGTCTGAAGAGGAATTGTATCAGTTAGTGAACCTGATCTTGAAAGAAAAGCCACTACTTAACACAGGTAAGGGTCTTGGTAAGATGCCCCGAAACAGCATCAACATCAATGATTTAAAACACTATTTAGACAAACTTCGAAACCAAGAAAACCAAAGAAATgcaatgaaaaaaatagaaaagaaaagatacAATTGGATGCAAGCCAGAGATGACCtaaaattttctaattctgAGCTCCTTTTTccaaaagagaaaagaCGTCGGGGTTTCGTTCAAAGAATGATACAACGATACTCCACGCCACTTGGTGTTAGCGAAGCAATAGCACATACCAGGCTTAGTAATGGCGAACCTAAGGACTTTATGATCTTCAATATCGGTGATCATTCGAAGACAGTAAATTCTGTGAGAATAAATGACTCTATCTTTAATGTGAATTACCAGGACTTGTATGGGGTTATAAATTCTTCTATTCTTCCGCCGGATGAGacactttcaataattaaTGACTTGGCTACAGAAAATTGGAAGCTTGTGGGTACCTTTTACGATGATAGTCAACAACTGATATTTCAGAGGAAAAAGGACCCTACAGATCAGGATATGAAATTTAACAAGATAACAGTTTCTTGGGGAATACTTGCATTGGTAATGCTCGCTGGAGGCTCATACTATTCAACCAGAAGACCTGCAACCGAGAAAACGTAG
- the REV3 gene encoding DNA-directed DNA polymerase (ancestral locus Anc_8.694), whose translation MSENISSMGSSLSNEQLNIQLNNYDFYMSKPTPLDRAHGISLPMNQYIRVPVIRIYGSLPSGHQVLCHIHGVLPYIFVQYNGEVSDSNAIMNQKCAQLQELLEKQISASMKNRKNNQQSASNASSLEYIANVSVTKAVPFYAFHVGWTLFYKISILNPSFVNRIADLLRDGNLNLAHNEVYEAHIPYLLQFSADFNLFGCDWIKLEKCYFRKPVLNNILGIDNLMQDEDLKKVLNQFNEQDQNVLESKAFPRMGNGLLEIDVLPQFIQNIHFMKFRDIHHDFIEKIQDLSSILKGPYVTSTRQMTKELQEQRQLLSLQEYKPLKDIERVDVDTEWQSSEDFRKFYEEAKKRQISLDGKFPKFETFVQNNSKIDRVRRPHEMLSQLWPVPLSLGGHQSGTGSKNKNSDVINTAFEEYSLLNITDDEADQLHEEFSSPLKQIEPISAGLGKSQPQPSMDLHLTQMMAKRKKTRFNISHTHYSKVSDNKLSIPVGSDSYLYKKPPVDSVLLLEDLQDKGFPIVNYSDPYFSNPVDLNEKPYIYSGKIFEIPSRHLSNRISLNFSDESVVFEEKVRTSLFSEWKYVKRPPTYNTIENSFKNNVPVKNYKSQIERSSPKYPFLYKFPSDSSTKKKKGKIHDTLTHFTLEIHVNCRNGKRPDPKEDEVNMIVWCIEEETFPFDLSIAKEGIMALNKEGSSPYEEKFERAASPVSVAFFETEFDMFDALTDLILLFDPDILSGFEVHMSSWGYIIERCRIIHKFDIAVEIARVNERWKNKSKDVWGYTHSSGTQITGRHVINIWRVLRSELNLTQYTIENIVYNVLHERLPHFSFDTLTKLWTDTGNLCGLKTVIFYWLTRARMNVRLLQKQEFIGKTMEQARLIGIDFHSVFYRGSQFKVESFLIRICKSESYVLISASKKQVRRQKALECVPLVMEPESAFYKSPLIVLDFQSLYPSIMIAYNYCYSTMIGRVRNLTTHGNELGVATFSLEKNLLRLLENDVTIAPNGVVYAKSTVRKSTLAKMLTEILDIRVMVKKTISELGKGNERLRRVLNNKQLALKLLANVTYGYTSASFSGRMPCSDLADSVVQTGRETLEKAISIIESNEDWGAKVVYGDTDSLFVYLPGKTKEEAFKFGNEMAVAVTKRNPKPVFLKFEKVYHPCILVSKKRYVGYSYENVGQTVPYFDAKGIETVRRDGHPAQQKITEKALKILFDSKDISQVKRYVQSQFTKVQEGRVSVQDFCFAKEVKLGTYKSDKTAPAGAVVATKLMENDHRAEPQYKERVPYLVVKGKSGQILRERSISPLEFFANPDLELDSEYYITKTLVPPLSRLFNVIGIDVSEWAYELKKYKKAHSTVNNKKIEKIGNLLLCSHCKEPYNKIDDNVLCDNCLSHPLETTSDLLYQDLQRQFELEKLKLICQTCSYRYNKDAGLIGAEISTHCNSYDCPIFYSKFKSLKYLQSSEGKERVRTLERLDEW comes from the coding sequence ATGTCTGAGAATATATCCAGTATGGGCTCATCATTGTCAAATGAGCAACTCAATATTCAGCTGAACAACTATGATTTTTACATGTCAAAACCAACGCCATTAGATAGGGCACATGGGATCAGTTTACCCATGAATCAATATATTCGGGTACCAGTCATAAGAATATATGGATCCCTACCATCTGGACACCAAGTACTGTGCCATATTCATGGCGTATTACCTTATATCTTCGTTCAGTATAATGGAGAAGTGTCAGATTCAAATGCGATAATGAATCAGAAATGTGCACAATTGCAAGAATTGTTAGAGAAACAGATCAGTGCATCTATgaaaaacagaaaaaataatcaaCAATCAGCATCAAATGCTTCAAGTTTGGAATATATAGCGAACGTTTCCGTTACCAAAGCTGTACCATTTTATGCCTTTCACGTTGGTTGGACGCttttttacaaaatatCTATATTGAATCCATCGTTTGTTAACCGAATAGCAGATCTATTAAGAGATGGAAACTTAAACTTAGCGCACAACGAAGTTTATGAAGCTCATATACCTTATTTGCTTCAATTCTCAGctgattttaatttatttggaTGCGATTGgattaaattggaaaaatgttACTTTAGGAAACCAGTTTTAAATAACATTTTAGGAATTGATAATCTAATGCAGGATGAGGATCTAAAAAAAgttttgaatcaatttaATGAGCAAGATCAGAACGTCTTGGAATCCAAGGCATTTCCCAGAATGGGTAACGGATTATTGGAAATCGACGTTCTTCCTCAATTCATTCAGAACATCCATTTTATGAAATTCAGAGATATTCATCATGATTTTATTGAGAAAATACAGGACTTGTCGTCTATTCTTAAGGGTCCATATGTCACATCAACTCGACAAATGACGAAAGAATTGCAAGAACAACGTCAATTGTTGTCTCTTCAAGAATACAAAccattgaaagatattgaaaggGTAGATGTAGATACAGAATGGCAGTCAAGCGAAgattttagaaaattttaCGAAGAAGCAAAGAAAAGGCAAATCTCATTGGATGGTAAGTTCccaaaatttgaaacatttgtTCAGAACAATTCTAAAATTGATAGAGTACGTAGGCCACATGAGATGCTCTCCCAGTTGTGGCCGGTGCCCTTGTCTCTGGGAGGGCATCAGAGCGGTACGGGAtccaaaaacaaaaattctGACGTTATTAACACTGCGTTTGAGGAATATAGTCTATTAAATATAACTGATGATGAAGCTGACCAACTGCATGAGGAGTTTTCCTCGCCTTTAAAGCAGATAGAACCAATTTCAGCTGGTTTGGGAAAAAGTCAACCACAACCATCAATGGACCTCCATTTGACACAGATGATGGcgaaaagaaaaaaaactAGGTTTAACATTTCACATACACATTACTCAAAGGTATCAGATAACAAACTAAGTATTCCTGTTGGTTCTGACTCATATTTGTACAAAAAGCCTCCAGTGGATAGTGTTCTCCTCTTGGAAGACCTGCAAGATAAAGGTTTTCCAATTGTCAATTACTCGGatccatatttttcaaaccCAGTTGATCTTAATGAAAAACCATATATATACTCGggtaaaatatttgaaataccTTCAAGACATTTAAGTAATCGAATTTCACTGAACTTTTCAGATGAATCTGttgtatttgaagaaaaagtaAGAACTTCTCTCTTTTCAGAATGGAAATATGTTAAAAGACCTCCAACATACAatacaattgaaaattcattcaagaaCAACGTCCCAGTTAAGAATTACAAAtctcaaattgaaagatcCTCCCCAAAATATCCTTTTCTGTATAAGTTTCCAAGTGACtcttcaacaaagaaaaagaagggCAAGATCCATGACACATTGACTCATTTTACGCTTGAGATTCATGTTAATTGCAGAAATGGGAAGCGACCTGATCCAAAAGAAGACGAGGTAAACATGATAGTCTGGtgtattgaagaagaaacatttCCCTTTGATCTCAGTATTGCAAAGGAGGGAATAATGGCTCTTAACAAAGAAGGTTCTTCCCCATATGAAGAGAAGTTTGAACGTGCAGCTAGTCCAGTCTCAGTAGCATTTTTTGAGACAGAGTTCGACATGTTTGATGCATTAACAGATTTGATCTTATTGTTTGACCCTGACATTTTATCTGGTTTCGAGGTGCATATGTCTTCATGGGGTTATATAATTGAAAGGTGTAGAATTATTCATAAATTTGACATTGCAGTAGAAATTGCAAGGGTTAACGAAAGATGGAAAAATAAGTCGAAGGACGTGTGGGGTTATACGCATTCTTCTGGAACCCAGATTACTGGTAGACATGTTATCAACATTTGGAGAGTGTTGCGGTCTGAATTGAATCTAACGCAATACACAATTGAGAATATTGTTTACAATGTTCTTCATGAAAGACTCCCCCATTTTTCGTTTGATACACTGACTAAATTGTGGACTGACACTGGAAATTTATGCGGCTTGAAGACGGTGATATTTTACTGGTTGACAAGGGCACGCATGAATGTTCGATTACTCCAAAAGCAAGAATTCATTGGAAAGACAATGGAGCAGGCGCGCTTGATTGGTATCGATTTCCACTCTGTTTTTTATAGAGGATCTCAATTTAAAGTTGAGTCATTTCTAATCCGTATATGCAAATCAGAGAGTTATGTATTGATCTCAGCTAGTAAGAAACAGGTGAGAAGACAAAAGGCTCTGGAATGTGTGCCACTGGTTATGGAGCCTGAGTCTGCCTTTTATAAAAGTCCATTGATTGTTCTTGATTTTCAATCTCTATACCCATCCATAATGATTGCTTataattattgttattcgACTATGATAGGAAGGGTAAGAAACTTAACCACGCATGGAAACGAACTTGGTGTTGCTACTTTTAGTCTGGAGAAGAATCTTTTGAGGCTTTTAGAGAACGATGTCACAATTGCCCCAAATGGTGTTGTCTACGCTAAGTCTACAGTTCGCAAATCAACGCTAGCGAAGATGCTAACAGAAATATTAGATATTAGAGTGATGGTAAAGAAGACAATATCTGAATTAGGGAAAGGCAATGAACGCCTTAGAAGAGTCTTAAACAATAAACAGCTTGCATTAAAACTTTTGGCAAATGTAACATATGGCTATACATCAGCATCATTTTCTGGTAGAATGCCATGCTCTGATCTTGCTGATAGTGTAGTTCAAACTGGTAGAGAAACATTAGAAAAGGCAATATCGATTATAGAGAGTAATGAAGATTGGGGGGCAAAAGTAGTATATGGTGACACCGATAGTTTGTTTGTATATTTACCAGGAAAGACGAAAGAGGAAGCGTTCAAATTTGGTAACGAAATGGCAGTAGCCGTTACTAAAAGGAATCCTAAACCTGTCTTCCTTAAGTTTGAAAAAGTATACCACCCCTGTATTTTGGTGAGTAAGAAGCGTTATGTTGGCTATTCATATGAAAATGTAGGCCAGACAGTTCCATATTTTGATGCCAAAGGTATTGAAACGGTTCGAAGAGATGGACATCCAGCCCAACAAAAGATTACTGAAAAAgctttgaaaatattatttgattcCAAAGATATATCGCAAGTTAAAAGGTATGTACAGAGCCAGTTTACAAAGGTTCAAGAGGGTAGAGTGTCTGTTCAAGACTTTTGCTTTGCAAAAGAAGTTAAACTTGGTACATATAAAAGTGACAAAACTGCACCAGCTGGAGCTGTTGTAGCCACTAAACTTATGGAAAATGATCATAGAGCCGAACCACAATATAAAGAGCGAGTTCCATATCTGGTTGTGAAAGGGAAATCAGGTCAAATATTAAGAGAACGGAGCATTTCACCCTTAGAATTCTTCGCCAATCCCGATTTGGAATTAGATTCAGAGTATTATATAACTAAAACCTTGGTACCACCGCTCTCGAGGTTATTTAATGTTATTGGAATAGACGTTTCTGAGTGGGCATACGAGcttaaaaaatataaaaaggCCCATTCGACtgtaaataataagaaaattgaaaaaattggaaatctATTATTATGTTCTCATTGTAAAGAACCCTATAACaaaattgatgataatgttCTTTGTGATAACTGCCTTTCGCATCCGCTTGAAACGACATCAgatcttctttatcaaGACTTACAAAGACAGTTTGAATTAGAGAAGCTCAAACTAATTTGTCAAACTTGCTCCTACCGCTACAACAAGGATGCGGGGTTGATTGGAGCAGAAATTTCAACTCATTGTAATTCCTATGACTGTCctatattttattcaaaattcaaatcctTAAAGTACCTCCAAAGTTCGGAAGGAAAGGAAAGAGTTAGGACCCTTGAACGTTTGGACGAGTGGTAA
- the SVS1 gene encoding Svs1p (ancestral locus Anc_8.687), giving the protein MLSSIILPLFIATSALARQYTNSSIAADTTTSKATTVTLQPTYSVQPVLSTYTYSDDTTTFFVTSTVYATVWYTPSAAATATARTTTLTPAVSNEVAQVAETISDSQTTYVTTITSTLRITLSNFYGTEISSIPSSTAAANANLENKNAAADDSSNNSGAAAQCTPATQYVTITQDPVTQVVTETQDPVTQYVTVTASFSGFNSTSSNSTVNGTSTYY; this is encoded by the coding sequence ATGCTCTCATCCATAATATTACCGCTCTTTATTGCAACATCTGCCCTCGCCAGGCAATACACTAACTCATCTATTGCTGCTGACACTACCACTTCAAAAGCTACTACTGTTACATTACAACCAACATACTCTGTACAACCTGTTTTAAGCACGTACACATACAGTGATGACACTACCACTTTCTTTGTCACCTCTACAGTCTATGCTACCGTATGGTACACTCCTTCAGCAGCTGCTACTGCCACAGCTAGAACAACGACATTGACTCCTGCAGTATCCAATGAAGTTGCTCAAGTTGCTGAAACCATTTCAGACTCCCAAACTACTTATGTCACTACGATCACTTCTACCTTAAGAATCACGTTATCTAACTTCTACGGTACcgaaatttcttcaattccttCCAGTACGGCAGCTGCCAATGCCAACTTGGAAAATAAGAACGCTGCCGCAGATGACTCCTCCAACAATTCAGGTGCTGCTGCTCAATGTACCCCTGCCACGCAATATGTAACCATAACGCAGGATCCAGTCACCCAAGTGGTCACTGAAACGCAGGATCCAGTAACACAATACGTCACCGTCACAGCCAGTTTTTCAGGTTTCAACTCAACCTCCTCTAACTCTACAGTTAACGGTACCTCAACTTACTATTGA
- the MLH3 gene encoding mismatch repair protein MLH3 (ancestral locus Anc_8.688), translated as MSNRIEPLPPTLSERLNSQTHVVSITSALKEVVQNSIDAKATTITIQLNLYSMHFVVIDNGIGLLPAELDLIGRPNVTSKLKRWNQIKNVKTYGFRGNALHSISEVSKITIITKVKNYNSSWLKLPDSEACLLDSKTRTDGKKLHGFPSDGQGTLMSVGHILYNLPVRRKIFMQEPKYKSYNTVREDLLQLLIHNPHIKMKMEYTDEYGRRNMLLNYTLRSVWLEGADLYSYVFRNVFGPVIPANTMKAIRLKGKGVLVTAAISKFPVRLKDFQFLFINRRKYINSTILKEIKSLFRQVAFGSSSITEPSIKSVGKPYNAYPVFIIDVECTSNIDDLIQSPSKDIIRPTLHEVIDPMIKKIVTLFLKSEGYSVPETAVNKEEQEQEQIQIPRSMAHEFSTKSNSLLTSKSGFDSKIKMAKYIHKDPTETINPILRSPNKVTKKAIKRLPRPLSSNNQKSPNKRRLKTPISTNDCWLDIPNVISNSPNKGLIESDLMAYQLTSSILKDCTIINQVDDKFILLKTASSQDRESVLLIVDQHACDERIKLESYLKDFFQDVINGTISSQPLWGIEIDVNFNERALFEAFRTEFQEWGIVYQVSQNFSGRDILMLQSLPTLLNSKANGDIYYLKKVLLQHVYDLQNFKRLKLNRKDRSTNETNISKFDWWKYINCIPKVFQEIFNSKACRSAIMFGDKLTQQECTILIKKLSECKVPFQCAHGRPSVIPLTKLRPGSDSYDKDICTLNGALSDYDI; from the coding sequence ATGTCAAACCGTATTGAACCACTACCACCAACACTTTCCGAAAGACTAAACTCTCAGACTCATGTTGTATCCATCACTTCTGCCCTGAAAGAAGTAGTTCAAAACTCCATCGATGCCAAAGCTACCACGATCACCATCCAGCTGAATCTGTACTCGATGCACTTCGTAGTTATAGATAACGGTATTGGTTTACTTCCTGCTGAGCTGGATCTTATAGGACGTCCCAACGTAACGTCAAAATTGAAGCGCTGGAATCAGATTAAGAACGTTAAGACGTATGGGTTTAGAGGCAATGCTCTTCACTCCATTTCTGAAGTCTCAAAGATAACTATTATAAcgaaagtgaaaaattacaattcttcttggttGAAGCTGCCGGATTCGGAAGCTTGCCTGTTAGACAGTAAGACTAGGACAGATGGTAAAAAGTTACATGGGTTCCCAAGCGATGGACAAGGAACACTAATGTCCGTAGGCCATATACTCTATAATTTGCCAGTGAGAAGGAAGATATTTATGCAAGAGCCTAAGTATAAGAGTTATAATACTGTCAGAGAGGACCTCCTCCAGTTACTGATTCATAATCCACAtatcaaaatgaaaatggaGTATACAGATGAATATGGTAGAAGGAATATGCTTCTGAACTACACTCTCAGATCAGTATGGCTAGAAGGGGCTGACTTATATTCTTACGTGTTCCGGAATGTGTTTGGGCCCGTAATTCCAGCCAATACAATGAAAGCAATACGACTTAAAGGCAAAGGTGTTTTAGTTACAGCAGCTATTTCTAAATTTCCCGTAAGACTAAAAgactttcaatttcttttcattaacaggagaaaatatataaattcaacaatattgaaagaaattaagTCACTTTTCCGACAGGTAGCTTTTGGCAGTAGCAGCATAACCGAGCCATCCATAAAAAGTGTTGGAAAACCATATAACGCTTACCCAGTGTTTATAATAGATGTAGAGTGTACATCGAACATCGATGATTTGATTCAAAGCCCATCAAAAGATATAATACGACCAACTCTTCATGAAGTGATTGATCCaatgataaagaagattgTTACATTATTTCTGAAATCGGAAGGATATTCAGTTCCTGAAACGGCAGTGAATaaggaagaacaagaacaggAACAAATCCAAATACCACGTTCAATGGCACATGAATTCTCGACCAAATCAAATTCGCTATTGACAAGCAAATCAGGATttgattcaaaaattaagatggcaaaatatattcataaaGATCCAACAGAAACTATAAATCCCATTTTAAGATCACCAAACAAGGTTACTAAGAAGGCAATCAAACGCCTTCCAAGACCCTTATCATCAAACAACCAAAAATCTCCGAATAAACGCCGATTGAAAACTCCCATTTCCACTAATGATTGTTGGCTTGATATTCCGAATGTCATATCTAATTCACCTAATAAAGGTTTAATTGAAAGTGATTTGATGGCATATCAGTTAACCAGTTCTATTTTGAAAGACTGTACAATTATTAATCAAGTTGATGACAAATTTATCTTATTAAAGACCGCTTCCTCGCAAGATAGAGAATCTGTACTCTTGATTGTGGATCAGCATGCCTGTGATGAAAGAATCAAGTTGGAAAGTTATTTAAAAGATTTCTTTCAAGATGTGATAAATggaacaatttcatcacAACCACTTTGGGGTATAGAAATCGACGTTAATTTCAATGAGAGAGCATTATTCGAAGCATTTAGGACTGAATTTCAGGAATGGGGGATCGTTTATCAAGTAAGCCAGAATTTTTCAGGTCGAGATATCCTGATGCTCCAATCACTACCCACTCTATTAAACTCAAAAGCGAACGGAGATATATATTACTTGAAGAAAGTTCTATTGCAGCATGTTTATGACTTGCAAAACTTCAAGAGATTAAAACTTAACAGGAAGGACAGGAGTACGAACGAGACGAATATCTCCAAGTTTGATTGGTGGAAATATATAAACTGCATCCCCAAAgttttccaagaaatatttaatagtAAGGCATGTCGATCAGCAATAATGTTTGGGGATAAATTGACCCAACAGGAGTGCACtattttgataaagaaattatccGAATGTAAAGTCCCATTCCAATGTGCACATGGTCGACCATCTGTAATCCCATTAACAAAACTAAGACCTGGATCAGATTCATATGATAAAGATATCTGTACTTTAAATGGAGCCCTTTCAGATTACGATATATAA